From the Scophthalmus maximus strain ysfricsl-2021 chromosome 11, ASM2237912v1, whole genome shotgun sequence genome, one window contains:
- the ccdc150 gene encoding coiled-coil domain-containing protein 150 isoform X2 — protein sequence MLWRHCDSLVSRVCRMESLLQTLKLTIFRLETERELDPPHTAHLTQQLVALRQQREEEQRACRAEVMKLREQLRQADQERDEARTDAHSLWETVEASAAAKVDVALAAEELKIVKLEMSQKITEMKEQMRQESARSNEATKSQSRLLLRAEEMEAEAELKRRQAELLQSDRRVLCAEVKTSRRQLEEERERGRRLEELCGQLEEQTATKDSLVSELKTELEAERSRVVKQVQEQDRLLTAARRNIQTELQVALAHSVSLQEELEKLKGEHAHLLQSSSTAQEMAAVQKELLERTVTRLQEELSTAQREKEAMREDLAHFKKQLCLVVTKLEGEKSSLETRLSKATREVGSLSSALQSQQGENRRLMGKVSALEQQRTDNVCFCGCVQHVDQMLRDLTEENKPAYEKLKVKLESLQKALDTVTVDKDRLAQSLQQAVLTNSKVQQNQATITLRDEELHEARTKANDLSEELSAIKRRFSEDYEFAMKKLHREISELKMTVKDSSRSSGDLSKGLHRRVSELERLASTQRVRIWEQRSQRRQEQQSRELHQDNCQKVEVSGKREVEWERWTSTIQRWEAKRQLAHVTEGLNPVRTQLETHRTHR from the exons ATGCTGTGGAGACACTGTGACTCACTGGTGAGTCGAGTGTGTCGCATGGAGAGCCTGCTGCAGACCCTCAAACTGACCATCTTCCGCCTGGAGACCGAGAGAGAGCTGGATCCCCCTCACACAG CTCATCTGACACAGCAGCTGGTGGCGCTgcggcagcagagggaggaggagcagcgcgCCTGCAGGGCGGAGGTGATGAAGCTCAGGGAGCAGCTTCGGCAGGCCGACCAGGAGCGAGACGAAGCTCGCACTGATGCACACAGCCTGTGGGAGACGGTGGAGGCATCTGCTGCCGCCAAG GTGGACGTGGCTTTGGCTGCTGAGGAGCTGAAGATTGTCAAACTAGAGATGAGTCAGAAGATCACAGAG ATGAAAGAGCAGATGAGGCAGGAGTCCGCCCGCTCCAACGAAGCCACTAAGTCTCAGAGCAGGCTCCTCCTGCGGGcggaggagatggaggcagaggcGGAGCTGAAGAGGAGACAG GCGGAGCTCCTGCAGTCCGACCGCCGGGTCTTATGTGCGGAGGTGAAGACCAGTCGGCGACaactggaggaagagagggagcggGGCAGACGGCTGGAGGAGCTCTGTGGGCAGCTCGAAGAACAGACGG CAACAAAGGATTCCCTCGTGTCCGAGTTGAAAACTGAACTGGAG GCCGAGAGGAGTCGTGTGGTAAAGCAAGTGCAAGAGCAAGACCGGCTGCTGACGGCCGCCAGACGCAACATTCAGACTGAGCTGCAGGTGGCGCTGGCGCACAGCGTTagcctgcaggaggagct AGAGAAGCTTAAAGGAGAACATGCTCATCTCCTGCAGAGCTCCTCTACTGCACAGGAAATGGCAGCCGTTCAGAAGGAGCTCTTGGAGCGAACCGTCAccaggctgcaggaggagctgagcacagcccagagagagaaggaggcgaTGAGGGAAGACCTGGCGCATTTCAAAAAACAG TTGTGTCTTGTTGTCACTAAGTTGGAAGGTGAGAAGAGCAGTCTGGAGACCCGACTTAGCAAGGCCACG CGGGAGGTGGGATCTCTTAGCTCGGCCTTACAGAGTCAGCAGGGCGAGAACAGGAGGCTCATGGGAAAGGTGTCCGCTTTGGAGCAGCAGCGG ACAGACaacgtgtgtttctgtggttgCGTGCAGCACGTGGACCAGATGCTGAGGGACCTGACTGAGGAGAACAAGCCGGCTTATGAGAAACTAAAAGTTAAG TTGGAGTCCTTGCAGAAGGCCTTGGATACTGTCACAGTTGACAAGGACAGACTGGCCCAGAGTCTGCAGCAGGCTGTGTTGACCAACAGCAAAGTGCAGCAGAACCAGGCCACCATCACACTAAG AGACGAGGAGCTGCACGAGGCTCGGACAAAGGCTAATGACTTATCCGAGGAGCTCAGCGCCATCAAGCGACGATTTAGCGAAGACTATGAATTTGCCATGAAGAAGCTGCACAGAGAAATCTCAGAG CTAAAAATGACAGTTAAGGACTCATCGCGCAGTTCAGGTGACCTGTCGAAGGGGCTGCACCGGCGGGTGTCCGAACTGGAGAGGCTGGCGTCCACACAGAGAGTTCGTATCTGGGagcagaggagccagaggaggcaggagcagcagagcagagagttGCATCAGGACAACTGTCAGAAAGTTGAG GTTTCAGGCAAACGGGAGGTGGAGTGGGAGAGGTGGACCTCCACCATCCAGCGCTGGGAGGCCAAGAGACAGCTGGCTCACGTCACCGAGGGACTCAATCCTGTGAGGACACAGCTGGAAACACATCGCACACACCGATAA